The genomic DNA CGACGATCCCATCATGTGACGAGGAGTTGACCATCCAGTCGTTCATACGCTGATGCCGTGACGGAACAGCTGGTGGTGGACGGTCCCGGAGCGGGCTGGACCTCGGTGGTCACCGGGCATCTGCGGTGGATCGAGGGGCTGCTCGACAGCCTCGGTCTACCGGCCGAACGCTCCGACGAGCTGCGGGCCCGGCTTCTCGCGGTTCAGGCGCGGGCAGCCGACCCGCAGTTGCGGGTGGCGGTCTTCGGTGAGACGTCCAGCGGCAAGAGCACGCTGCTCAACGCCTTCCTGCGACGCCGGTTGCTGCCGTCCTCCGCCCTCGTGACGACACGTACGACCACGGTGCTGGAATACCGCGAGGGCGCCGAGGGCCTGATGGTGAGTACCACGGACGACTCCGTCCTGGAGTGGCCGTCCGCGCCGTTCGCCGGGTGGGCGGGGCGGGGGCGGGAGTCCGGGCCTGACACCTTGGAGCGGGCACTGCGGCGGGTGCTGACCACAGCACTGGCGGACGAGGTGGGCAGTCTGCGGGTGCTCTCGCCGGTCCGGCTGCTGGGCCCCGGCGTCACGGTGATCGACACCCCGGGGTTCAGCGTGACGGAACGTGGACACCGGGAGCTCGCCGAGGCCGCGGCGCGGCAGGCGGACGTGGCGCTGGTGGTGGTGCCCGCCGTCGCGGCGATGTCGCTGACCCTGGTGGACTTTCTCACCGGGCCGCTGCGCGACCATCACGACCGGTGCGCGTTCGTCCTCACCAAGCTCGACCTGCTCGACGAAGATGAACGCTCCGAAGCCGTCGAGGTGGTCGAGCGTCGGCTGAGGGATCTGGGATGCGCGGATCCGCTGCTGCTGCCCTGCTCCCCGGGCAAGGCGCTGGGCGAGGTCACCGCTGTCGGCGTCCGCGAGCCGGGTGGGTCCGGCCATCTCGCGTCGTTCCTCGAGGTGGAGGCGCGGATCGCACGGCTCGCGGCGGACAGCCGCCGGTCGGCCGTCGCCGCCACGGTGCTCGGGTTGCTCTCGGAGCTGCTGTCGGCGGTGGAGGAGACCGCCGAGGCCCGGCGCGCCGCCCTCAGCCGTGGCGAGCGCGAACTGGCGGCCCTGACGCTGCCGGACCTCCCCGCCTTCCTCGACGCCTGGGCCGCGCGCACCCGGGACCGGGCCAGGACGGAGCTGAACGCCGCCACCCTGACCCGGACTTCGGCGCAGTCCCGTACGACGCTCGAGGTGAAAGTCGGCAACACGGTGGCGGGCGAGAAGATCAACGACCTGGCCGGTGCCGCGGAGGAGGTGTCCCGGCTGGTCCGGCGCCACTTACGGCGGGACGCCCAGCAAGCCGTCCGCACGGCGGTGAAACGGGCCGGCGAGGTGCTGACCGCCGCTGCCGAGGAACTCGCCCGGGACTTCGCGGCCCAGTACAGCGTGCTGACCGACCTGGCCGGCGAGGCCCGGACGGCTCCCCCGGTGCCCCAGGTGGTGTGGCCGGAGCCCCCGGCCCCGGACATGTCCGGCATCGACCGGGCGCTCACCGCGATCGGCACCCAGCTGACCAGCAGTGGCAACTGGCGCACCGGCGGCGGCGCGATGGCCGGTGCCCTGGCCGGCAGCCTGGTCGCCCCGGGCATCGGCACCGTCATCGGCGGCGCGCTCGGCGCGCTCATCGGGCGCCGCGGCCCCGACGCGACCCGGGAGCAGTTCCTGCGGCAGGCCCGTCCCGTCATCGCCGCCGCGCACGATGAGATCGGCGCCCTCGCCGCCGCCTGCCTGCCGCGCGTCGCGGAGGGCCTCAGCGACAGCGTCGCCGCGCTCCGCCGGCAGTACGACGAGGAGTGGCGCGACGAGATCGCCCGCCTCACCGCGGCCCACGACCGGCGGCGGGCCGAACTGGCCGCCGGGATCGCCCACGCCGAGAAGACCGCGACGGATGCCCGGCGACGCCGCGACGCAGTCGCCTCCCTGCGCCGGGAGACCAGCCGGACCGTCCCCGACCTCAAGGAGTCATGACCCGTGAGCAGCGCATCCCGATCCGAGGCAGGCCCCCCGCCGGCGGCCGACCCCTCCGCCCACGTCGGCGACGTCGGCGCTACCGCCTCCGGCTCGCTGCGGGAGGCCCGCAGGCTCGCCGAGGACTACGGACAGGACCACATCCGGGAGGCCCTGGACCTGCTGGCCGCCGGACGCGGCCGACCCGCGTTCCGCATCGCGGTGGTGGGCGAGTTCAACCGCGGCAAGTCCACGCTGATCAACCGGCTCCTGGGCCGTGATCTGCTGCCGACGGGATCCCTTCCGGTCACGCGGGCGCCGGTGGTGATCCGGGTCTCCGACGCGGAGGGGCTGACCCTCGGCCGGCCGGACGGCCGCCGTGAACTGCGCAAGCTCGACGACGACACCCTCTGGGACGGGCTGACCGGCCCCCCGGCGGAACGGGAACCGGGTGCTCCCGCCGGGCCCCCGGAACCCACCGTGACCTTGGCGGTGGCCGATGACTGGCTCGCCGGTCTGGACGCCGAAGTGGTGGACACGCCGGGGGTCAACTCCGGTACGGAGGAGCAGTTCGAGCAGGTACGCCGGACCGCGGCCGGAAGCGACGCCGTGCTGTTCGTCGTCTCGGCCCTTTCCCCGATGAGCATCACGGAGCGGCGCCTCCTGGAGGAGGAGGTCCTGTGTCGGCACGTACCCTTCGTCGCCGTCGTCGTGACCATGCTGGACCTGGTGGACGGCGACGACCGCGAGGAGTCCGTACGGGACCTCAAAAATCGGCTGTCCGGCCTGGCCGGCCTGCCCGTGCTGATCGCCCCCGTGCCCGGCGGCGGAGAGTCCGAACTCGCCGCCCTGCGCGTGCTGTTGGAGGGGTTCGCGCGGGACAGTGAACGGGCGCTGTGGCGCGACCGGGGGATCGCCGCCCAAGTGGCGGACCACTGCGAGGCCATGGCCCGGATCGCCGCCGAGGCCGACGCGGTCGGCCGGCTGCCGGAAGAGGAGGTGGCGGAACGGGCCAGGCTGGCGCAGGCGCTGCGGGAGAGCGAAGACCGGCAGTGGGAGCAGCTCCGGACAGACATGACGGGACGTCAGCTCCATCTGGGCGCCCGGCTGCGTGAACATGTCCAGAAGGGGCGCGACGGCATCATCGAACGGCTGCGCTGGGACCTGGAGCGCGCCTCCGAACCGGGAACCTGGTGGGAACGCGACCTGCCGGTCCGGCTGGGGCACGAACTGTCGCTGCTGGCCCGGAGCTCCGAGCGCACGGTCCTGCTGCCGGCCATGGCCGCGGACACCGACTGGCTGGACAGGGAAGTGGCGCGCAGGCTGCCGGGCGCGGCACGCAGCCCGCTGCCCGCCACGCTGGAGCTGTCCACCGATCCGGACATCTCCGGCGAGGTCTCCAGCCTGTCCAGGACCCGCCTGGTCACCCGGCTGGGCGCCCAGGGCGGTTCGATCCTCGGTTTTCTGATCGCTGCCACCCGCCAGGGCCCGCGATCGGACTCCGACCGGTCCGGCCCGCCGCCGATGGTCTACAGCAGCGTCCTCAGCCTGGTCGGCGGGCTGCTGGCCGAGGCGTACGTCAGGAACGCCACCGAGGAGCAGCGCCGCCAGGTCGACGCCGTCCTGGTGCGGGCGGTCGACGAGAGCGCGGGGGTCTTCCAGCGGCGGGCCGTCGACGCGCTCGGCGATGTCTACGCGGACATGTTCGCCCGGCTCCGCGAGTCCCACCAGGCCTGGGCGGACGCCCGACGGGCGGCGGTCGAATCGACATCGGCATCCGGTACGGACTGGCCGAGCCTGGCGAGCGCGGCGGCGGAGCTGGCCGCCGGCATCCGCTCCGCACTCGCCGACGGCGTACGGGCCGAGGAGGAACAGGAATGAACCAAGGAGAGGACGGCCTGCCCATGACGACCGTAGAAGGCGGGTACGCTGCCGCCGCCGAACAGCGGCTGCGGCTGGCCGAGATGTGCCGCCGGACGGAGAAGGCCGCCGAACAGATCGGCAACAACGGCGCCGTCCGGGATGTGACGGCGTTGCTCGAACGGATCGAGAACGAGGCCTTCCACGTGATGGTGGTCGGCGACTTCAACCGTGGGAAATCCACCTTCGTCAACGCCCTCCTGGGAGACCGGGTGCTGCCGGTCAAGGCGGTTCCCGCCACCGCCGTTATCACCGAGGTCAGGTTCGGCGAGTCGCCGGCCGCGCTGCTGTGGACAGCGGACGCGGCCGAGCCCGAGGCCGTCGACCCGGACCGGCTCATCGAACTCATCACGGTGAACAACGCGTCGGCCGACGAGCGCAGCCCGTACGTCAAGGCCGAGGTGGTCTGGCCGCTGGAGCTGTGCCGCCACAACGTCGTACTGATCGACTCGCCCGGCCTCAACGCGTACGAGACCCATGACGACATCACCCTCACGCATCTCAGCAAGGCCGACGCGGTGATCTTCCTGCAGCACGCGATCGCCCCGATGAGCATCAGCGAGTCCACGTTCCTGAAGAAGTACCTGAGCGCGCACGACCCGTTCTTCGTGTTCACCTACTTCGACGCCATCGACGATCACGAGCGCGACGACGTCACGGCCTCCGCCCGGCGACGCGTCACCGATCTGCGGGGCGAGGACCGGGACCGGAGCCGGTTCTTCTTCGTCGACGGCAAGTCGGCGCTGCGCGCCCGGATGGCTGAGGACGACGAGGCGTTCCGCCGCACCGGCGTGGAGGCGGTGGAGAGGGAACTGGAACGGTACCTCGTGACCGAGCGGCACAAGGTCAAGCTGCTCGCCCCGGCCCGCTCCGTGCGCGGCGTCGCACGGGAACTGCGCCGCAACATCCCCTCCGAGCTCCAGATGCTCGAAGCGGAGAGCGGTGACCTGGAACGGAACTGGGCCGCCGCCCAGCAGCCCCTCAGGGAACTGGAGGCGCAGGCCCAGCAGATCACCCTGGACATCCGCAACGAGACCCGGGTGCTGCAGGACCGGGTGGAGACCCTGCTCGGGGGCTTCCTCGCGGCCGTCGCCGACGAGGCGCCGCTGGTCGCACAGGACGTGGAGATCACCACCAAGCTCGGCCTGAACCTCCTGAAAGCCAAAGTGCGTGCCCAGCAGGTGGCGGAGGAGATCGCCGGCGGCACGGCGAAGGCCATGGAGGAGAAGGTCGCCCTCTGGGTGGGCGAGTCGCTGAAACCCGTGATCGAGCAGGACCTGGAACGGCTCGCCGAGCGGATGAACGCCGAACTGACCTCTTTCGAGGCGGCCCTGGAGAAACTCCGGATCGACCTGCACGGGGCGTCCGGGGCGGCCGACGCGGGAGAGGGCCGGGAGGACGAGCCGCTGACCAAGTTCCTGGCGGGCTTGGGCGGGTTCGTGCTCAGCGGGCCGGCGGGCGCCCTGGTCGGAGCGCGGTTCGGGGCGAAGGAGGCGCTGCGTACCTTCCTGCCCGCCTTCGCCATCGGCGCGGCCTGGGCGCTCACCCCGTTCGGGCTGCCCGTGCTGGTGGCGGCCCTGATCGGTCAGGGCTTGTTCCAAGGCAAGGGCGCCGGTGAGCGCGTGGAGAAGAAGATGCGGGAGGAGATCGGCCGCGCGATGGCCACCCAGTTGCGGTTGGCCGCACCGAAGGAGGCCCAGAAGGCCGCCCGGGCCTTCGCCGCGGACACCATGGAGCCCATGCAGCGGGAGATCACGCAGGGCATGTCCTTCCGGATCGAGGAACTCACCCGCAGTGTGGCCTCCGCCCGCCAGGTCCTGGACCAGGGCGAGGAGGCGGTCGAGCGGCGCCGCGGCGAACTGAACCGGCTGGACGGGCTCCTGGGCCGCGCCGACGACGAGATCGGTGACCTGGTCGCCGAGTTGACGAGGATGTGATGGCCCGTTACCGCAGGCGGCTGTGCCTGGCCGTGGACCTGCGCCAGTACAGCCGTCACGGCTACCGCGCGCAGGAGGACGCGCAGTACCGGCTCCGGCTCGTGGTCGAGCACGCGCTGCGCCGGGCCCGGGTGCTGCGCGTCCGTGCCCAGCAGCAGGTGCAGGGGGACGGCCAGTTGGTCGTCTTCCCGGCCGGGATCGACGCCGTACGTGTGGTCCCGGCGCTGATCCTCGGCCTGCGTGACGGCCTCTACCAGGCGAACCGCACGCCCGGTGCCTTCGGCCGGATGCGGATGCGGGCCGCTCTCGCGCTGGGGTCGGTCTCCCGGGCCGACCGCGGTTACCTGGGCGACTCCGTGGTGCTGGTCAACCGGCTCGTCGACGCGGACGGACTGCGCGACGCCCTCGAAAACGAAGACGGCAGCGACTTGGCGCTGGCCGTGCCGGACGAGATGTACCGGGACGTGATCCTGCCCGACGGGCGCGGTCTGGCCGCCGGGTTCCACCGGATCGACGTGGCCGTCGTGAAGAAGGACTTCGGCTGCGGTGCCTGGCTGCATGTGCCGCCCTCGGCTCCCGTCCGGGATTCCCGGCCGGAGCCGGTGATCTGGGGACATTCGCCTGGCCGTACGGCGATGCGTGAGTTCGTCGTACCGGCGCTGGGTGCCGCTCACGTGGCGGCCGCGGTGGTTTCGCACGGTCAGACGCTGCGGGAGTGGGCGCTGACCGGCCCTGACACCGGTGTCTCGTACGGGGGCGGGGGCGGGGACTTCGACGGCCCGGACGAGGCGGATCCGCGCGACGCCGATCGCACCGACGGCCACTACCCGGGGCGGCAGCGGCACCAGCCGGGCGACCA from Streptomyces avermitilis MA-4680 = NBRC 14893 includes the following:
- a CDS encoding dynamin family protein, translating into MTEQLVVDGPGAGWTSVVTGHLRWIEGLLDSLGLPAERSDELRARLLAVQARAADPQLRVAVFGETSSGKSTLLNAFLRRRLLPSSALVTTRTTTVLEYREGAEGLMVSTTDDSVLEWPSAPFAGWAGRGRESGPDTLERALRRVLTTALADEVGSLRVLSPVRLLGPGVTVIDTPGFSVTERGHRELAEAAARQADVALVVVPAVAAMSLTLVDFLTGPLRDHHDRCAFVLTKLDLLDEDERSEAVEVVERRLRDLGCADPLLLPCSPGKALGEVTAVGVREPGGSGHLASFLEVEARIARLAADSRRSAVAATVLGLLSELLSAVEETAEARRAALSRGERELAALTLPDLPAFLDAWAARTRDRARTELNAATLTRTSAQSRTTLEVKVGNTVAGEKINDLAGAAEEVSRLVRRHLRRDAQQAVRTAVKRAGEVLTAAAEELARDFAAQYSVLTDLAGEARTAPPVPQVVWPEPPAPDMSGIDRALTAIGTQLTSSGNWRTGGGAMAGALAGSLVAPGIGTVIGGALGALIGRRGPDATREQFLRQARPVIAAAHDEIGALAAACLPRVAEGLSDSVAALRRQYDEEWRDEIARLTAAHDRRRAELAAGIAHAEKTATDARRRRDAVASLRRETSRTVPDLKES
- a CDS encoding dynamin family protein, whose protein sequence is MSSASRSEAGPPPAADPSAHVGDVGATASGSLREARRLAEDYGQDHIREALDLLAAGRGRPAFRIAVVGEFNRGKSTLINRLLGRDLLPTGSLPVTRAPVVIRVSDAEGLTLGRPDGRRELRKLDDDTLWDGLTGPPAEREPGAPAGPPEPTVTLAVADDWLAGLDAEVVDTPGVNSGTEEQFEQVRRTAAGSDAVLFVVSALSPMSITERRLLEEEVLCRHVPFVAVVVTMLDLVDGDDREESVRDLKNRLSGLAGLPVLIAPVPGGGESELAALRVLLEGFARDSERALWRDRGIAAQVADHCEAMARIAAEADAVGRLPEEEVAERARLAQALRESEDRQWEQLRTDMTGRQLHLGARLREHVQKGRDGIIERLRWDLERASEPGTWWERDLPVRLGHELSLLARSSERTVLLPAMAADTDWLDREVARRLPGAARSPLPATLELSTDPDISGEVSSLSRTRLVTRLGAQGGSILGFLIAATRQGPRSDSDRSGPPPMVYSSVLSLVGGLLAEAYVRNATEEQRRQVDAVLVRAVDESAGVFQRRAVDALGDVYADMFARLRESHQAWADARRAAVESTSASGTDWPSLASAAAELAAGIRSALADGVRAEEEQE
- a CDS encoding dynamin family protein, which translates into the protein MTTVEGGYAAAAEQRLRLAEMCRRTEKAAEQIGNNGAVRDVTALLERIENEAFHVMVVGDFNRGKSTFVNALLGDRVLPVKAVPATAVITEVRFGESPAALLWTADAAEPEAVDPDRLIELITVNNASADERSPYVKAEVVWPLELCRHNVVLIDSPGLNAYETHDDITLTHLSKADAVIFLQHAIAPMSISESTFLKKYLSAHDPFFVFTYFDAIDDHERDDVTASARRRVTDLRGEDRDRSRFFFVDGKSALRARMAEDDEAFRRTGVEAVERELERYLVTERHKVKLLAPARSVRGVARELRRNIPSELQMLEAESGDLERNWAAAQQPLRELEAQAQQITLDIRNETRVLQDRVETLLGGFLAAVADEAPLVAQDVEITTKLGLNLLKAKVRAQQVAEEIAGGTAKAMEEKVALWVGESLKPVIEQDLERLAERMNAELTSFEAALEKLRIDLHGASGAADAGEGREDEPLTKFLAGLGGFVLSGPAGALVGARFGAKEALRTFLPAFAIGAAWALTPFGLPVLVAALIGQGLFQGKGAGERVEKKMREEIGRAMATQLRLAAPKEAQKAARAFAADTMEPMQREITQGMSFRIEELTRSVASARQVLDQGEEAVERRRGELNRLDGLLGRADDEIGDLVAELTRM